A single region of the Papilio machaon chromosome 13, ilPapMach1.1, whole genome shotgun sequence genome encodes:
- the LOC106710602 gene encoding BET1 homolog, which yields MRRARDGYQYQPIPRVATEDVLEHENERMAEELSGKISTLKHMSIEIGNEVRIQDKILRGLDDDVDRSSGFLGKTMGRVLKMGKGNHNYYIFYLFLFSIFVFFLLYIVLKFR from the coding sequence ATGAGAAGAGCACGGGACGGCTATCAATATCAGCCCATACCAAGGGTTGCGACTGAAGATGTCTTGGAACATGAAAATGAAAGAATGGCAGAGGAACTTAGCGGAAAAATCAGtacattaaaacatatgtCTATAGAAATTGGTAATGAAGTGAGAATACAAGATAAGATTTTACGCGGACTCGACGATGATGTTGATAGAAGTTCGGGGTTCTTGGGCAAAACTATGGGCAGAGTATTAAAAATGGGAAAGGgaaatcataattattatatattttatttatttttattctccatatttgtgtttttcttgctttatattgttttgaaatttagATGA